A region from the Etheostoma spectabile isolate EspeVRDwgs_2016 chromosome 9, UIUC_Espe_1.0, whole genome shotgun sequence genome encodes:
- the LOC116696221 gene encoding protein ANKUB1, with protein MRVFICFEGSCEPFEVPPDQTVGAMKQLMKNNVLVQLSDDGQQRYLELSYGGAALRDSWALCDVGITRGSAIRCLIKSEQRPVMRVFSAVTGETVPIMRSEALPHMSVARLKTVVSMQSGLPVSTFRLSTPAGVQLYDCNQLQDYAIEVGTTLRLDTWDGWLEFLQGCLLGRRSTVQSHLSENKLVMRFQLQVALYIAASLGHLDLAGWLLERGLHAEKPVGVHPYRQWCHQTAHRDTGKCPIHIAAESNQLLIIKLFITKNLLTLACRDPGGRDPLKVAIQHGHRDCVRYLANKLCSVVSLSKMSLPMRIYLQIKSWVSLGQNSAASNRCQYISAVFTTRVGDTLLVDGFTKPNMSSKSRKAMTKPSRELKAKALQPLPPISNLLSVSHLPSLQSGNHGDFKEMQKKQRQDVKSRDDGLLDKISKDESSLCKFILPPITRQCIPRPNSSHILTAPLEPLSHHWGRTPRENATYCLTIARSLSFV; from the exons ATGAGGGTCTTCATCTGCTTCGAGGGCTCCTGTGAGCCTTTCGAAGTCCCTCCAGATCAGACTGTGGGAGCCATGAAGCAGCTGATGAAG AATAATGTTCTGGTGCAACTCTCAGACGATGGGCAGCAGCGGTACCTAGAGCTGAGCTACGGTGGTGCAGCGCTGCGGGACAGCTGGGCTCTGTGTGACGTGGGCATCACAAGAGGCAGTGCCATCCGATGCCTGATAAAG AGTGAACAAAGGCCTGTGATGCGTGTGTTCAGTGCTGTGACAGGAGAAACTGTACCAATTATGAGAAGTGAGGCTCTCCCGCATATGTCCGTTGCTAGATTGAAAACTGTGGTGTCCATGCAAAGTGGCCTCCCTGTCAGCACCTTCAGACTGAGCACACCTGCTGGTGTGCAGCTCTATGACTGCAACCAACTGCAAGACTATGCCATTGAAGTGG gCACTACTCTCCGTTTGGACACATGGGATGGGTGGCTGGAGTTCCTCCAGGGTTGCCTACTTGGCCGTAGATCGACAGTCCAGAGCCATCTATCGGAGAATAAGCTGGTAATGAG GTTTCAGCTGCAGGTAGCACTCTACATTGCTGCCTCTTTAGGCCACCTCGATCTGGCAGGCTGGCTGTTGGAGAGGGGATTGCATGCTGAGAAACCTGTGGGAGTCCATCCATACCGCCAGTGGTGCCACCAAACCGCCCATAGAGACACCGGAAAGTGTCCCATCCACATAGCTGCAGAGAGCAACCAGCTCCTCATCATCAAACTCTTCATCACCAAGAACCTGTTGACATTGGCTTGTCGAGACCCTGGCGGTCGGGACCCTTTGAAAGTTGCAATTCAGCATGGTCACAGAGATTGTGTCCGCTACTTAGCCAACAAGCTGTGCTCAGTAGTATCCCTGTCAAAAATGTCCCTGCCCATGCGTATCTACCTCCAGATAAAGAGTTGGGTGAGTTTGGGGCAGAATAGTGCCGCCTCCAATCGATGCCAGTACATCAGTGCTGTCTTCACAACCAGAGTGGGGGATACATTGCTGGTGGATGGTTTCACCAAGCCAAACATGTCTTCCAAATCCAGGAAAGCTATGACCAAACCAAGCAGAGAGCTCAAGGCCAAAGCTTTGCAGCCCTTACCTCCCATCAGCAATTTACTTTCAGTATCACATCTCCCCAGCCTGCAGTCTGGGAACCATGGTGACTTTAAAGAGATGcagaaaaaacagagacaagATGTGAAAAGTAGAGATGATGGTCTATTGGATAAAATCAGTAAAGATGAAAGCAGCTTATGCAAGTTCATACTCCCGCCAATCACCAGACAATGCATTCCAAGGCCAAATTCTTCCCATATTCTGACGGCGCCTCTGGAGCCCTTGTCTCACCACTGGGGCCGAACACCAAGAGAAAATGCCACATACTGCTTGACTATAGCCAGGTCTCTATCCTTTGTTTGA